Part of the Papaver somniferum cultivar HN1 unplaced genomic scaffold, ASM357369v1 unplaced-scaffold_18, whole genome shotgun sequence genome is shown below.
TGGCAATTGTTATAGATGTTTGAGAAACCATTGAGGTAGTTGTggtcttgattttattcttgggTGGTAAAATGGTCCCCTTTTGTGAGGCAGCAGATTATTTTGTATAGAGTCTAGAGACACAGTGATAGATTTAGGGTATTAGTAGTTTCGTTGTTACCTGATGGTGTTTCTGGTTGTGGAAGCTTAATAAATGCAAGAAAACGTAATACTTTAGACAAAGACAAGCAGTGGATTTTatttgaaaaaggaaagagatagtTAAAGCTTTTGTACGGATTGCTAGTGACCTAGTTCTGCTATAAAATAACACCTATGGCACCTCTATACCTTGCTTTTCGGTTTTCTGTCAGGACCCTATAATTCAAGAGTATTGCATGcttaatattaccaaaagattTGCATGTGGAACTGCGTTCTTCCTCTTGGGTCATTGCTGGGAACTGACTTCCATTATGCTTACAGCGTTGAAAATTTTTTCTTTGCAGGTTCCCGAATATTCTTCCAGTCTTTAAATGCTGCAGTACTCTTGTTTTCACGTGTTACAAATATTCCGACAGAAAGTCTCGTGCTCCCTGTGATATACACAAATGACAAACTCACGTTGGGATGTGAATTGTGGGTATGGTTGTCAGCTaatgtttttcatcttttttcATAAATGCTGGTGCAACATATAATTTTTCTGTTCCAAATGAGCAGTGAACATGTTTGTCGATTATGTTGATCATAGTTTTTCATGTTATTAATCTCAATGTTTTCGGCTTTGCAACATTTGTGTTTAGGATGTACATGGGCAAAATCAAATATCGCACCTATTGGATCTATTCAACCTGTTGataaggtatttcacaattttgtTAATAAATAATTTTTACTTTTTACTTAATTCATTGCTCTGTTTAAATAAGTAGATGGGGTATTGGCTATTGAGTAATTACTAATTTCATGTTTACTCAACTATTTTAATCAAGTGATGGTCAAGTTATCAATTTTAAGCCATATTACCAAAGAGCTCAGTCAGGCCTCAAGTTTATCATTTATCTGCCAGTATGCGTGATAGTACCATATCTAGCAGTATAATCATCTTTTGACCTGTAAAAAAAGCTCAATTTATGAACCTTGATTCGTTGATTCTTTAGTGGTCATGGTTTTTTATCTACTAAAAATTCTGTTTGATGCCCTGTTTTTATGATTTCTTGCCTAAAGAGACGGCTTGCAatatccagcaatcaatattggAGATAAATACTGAAACATTTGATGGGAAACTTAATCGTATTTGATGTTAATGTTGCATATCCtgcatgactttttgcattaagaTATGTCGAAAGAGAGATGAGTATAAAAAGTTGCTGAATTGTGGTTTCAGTATAGTGGTGTTTTTTGGGTTGGTGACTGCATACTAAATTTGGTTGATAGACACGACTTTTTGAAGCATGAACATAGTTATTCTTTTGTACGTGTTGACATCTGTAGCTGcttatttctttgttttattcTTGTGGATAGAAAGTATCTTCTGTTCCAGCATTGGCTTCAAGAACAAAGAGAATACTCTACATGTCAAGCGAGGGAAGAAACTTGTTACACGAGGTTAgtgatttttatggtttttggttgtCTGATTATTTTTTTTCAGATCTCTCATATTTTACGCAGGTTAGTTTAGACTCACCAACTTCCTATTAGACGTGCTAATCTTTCGGTAACACCCGTCCATGTCTTATGCCATAACCTGACACCCACTCTTATTTACTGAAAGCAAGTGAGTTCCCCACTTTGCGAACCCCCGCATCAAATTGACTGACAGTTTTATGAGGGGCCAAGCCTCCTACCTAATATATCCCTAATCTCCCTTGGGACAATACACCTCTCCAGATCTTGAGCACGCTTCTATCCAGAATTGAGAGGGACAAAGGAGAAAATGAGTTTGAATGGGTAATATTGAATAGAGTTAGTGTGTCTTTTTGGATTAAATAGGATGCGTTCCACATGTAATATTTCCTCTGACATCCACTAATACCTGTAAAATCTTCAGCTGATTCTGTCTCGAAGTTGAAATCTGTTTTTTAGCTAAATGATGCCTTAATTGAGATTGTGTATATGTGAAGATGAATTGATGTAAGTCATGCCTTGGTACATAAGTGTTAtcttcttaagaagtttccttcCTCTTGTTTGCAATACAAGTATTAGAGTATCACCACCGTGTTTTTATTGTTACCACAAATGGTCCAAAAATTGGTGAATTGCATTTCGATATGTCGACGTTAAATTCATCTTAGCCGTAACTTGGAAAAGTCATTTTTGGTGCAGCAAGTCAGTATGTTATTGCCCTGTTGGTTCCCAAGGATGGTCAAATTCCAGTAGATGTTCAGAGTTTGTCTAAGCAAGGAATCTTTCAGGTGGTATTGTACACTTAACTTTCGAGCTAAATTCGTTGTTACTACATAATAAAATTTATGCGCCTGCCATACTATCCTTTTTGGAACAGTGTAATTGTAATGTGAATTCATGATTTTGCAACTGAACTGCCTGGTTATTTTACAAGTTAGACAGTATTCCTTTCTCCGTGGAGCCCTTCAATGCTTTTAAAACCttaaaatatactccctccgtccctaataagatgacctacttggttttaaactttgtcccataaatagatgacctatttcactaatcaaggtatatttctaaaactacccttttaattgattattttttctataagaaatatgtataatttgatagtcatgtttatattcgttgcgtaggtgttttaaaatgcttttcaacggtataaatttataaaaaaacgtggtatagtttaagagataaatcgtttttaaattttactaattattgcccataagggtataattgtaaaaaatagttAAATATACTCCGCTTTCCTCattgccttaaaatttgtgcaaactacaactaagTCATCTTATtagggatggagggagtattttTTCTGCTTAAATTACTTTGGACCATGTGCGATGTTATTAATAGCATGAATGTGCTGATTCTTTATCTGTTTCTCATCTGTATCTTTCTGTAATTGGTTCCCCAAAAGGGTGTGCTTGATGATAAAATCCTCTGTCAAGTTCTTCAGTTATTGATTTGGGCAGAAAGCAGGTTTTTCTTGTCATTAATTTTAATCTAAGGGATCCTCTTGGTAAAGCTTTTTTGAATTAACCTTTTTTCTGATTATATTTATGATGATGTGTCTAAAAGATACAACAATGTGGTCGTGCCGGAGTGGTTATCGGGCATGACTAGAAATCATGTGGGCTTTGCCCACGTTTTTTTGTCCCCTTAATTTTCGAGAATGGAAAAGCTGATTGCTGTATTTTGTCAATGAATTCAACATATTGCAATTTCATTCCCTTCATTATTTGAACAGTCGGGAAATTTTCTTAACAATCTTGTGTTCCACTTTAGGGACTGTTACTTTAGAAGGCAAACATGCATGAGGTACTGCAGATCTCACTAATGTAACTTCTTTTGGATATCTGCAACATTTCCACATTGCTTAACAAAAAGTTCTCCTCAAGGATTGGATTTCGTGGTTTCGAGTTCAGCTAGAACTATTAGGTTTTAGGGTTAACTAGAAAGACAAGAAGGTGAACTTAAACAGAACTGTTTTATTAACTTGATTGATATTAATTGTACAAGAGGAACCGTGAACATACACAGCATATATATACAGACTTAGCTTCAACTACAGGCTAAGATATTTCCTAAAGTATGGTTTCCTGACATACAAGGAATTCCAAAATAAACACACTCTTAAAAGAGTAATTTGGGTCACGTTATACTTGTACGTGATACTGtgttaacaccctcccgcaaACGCAACGGGTTATCCTGAACCACTAGCTTGAACCTTAAAAGAGAAAACCTATCCTTGGATAATGGTTTTGTAAATATATCCGCAATCTGATCCTTAGATGATACAAACCTGACATCAAGAAGTTTCGAAGCAACTTGATCACGGACAAAATGATAGTCAATCTCAATGTGCTTGGTTCTTGCATGAAATATAGGATTGACAGTGAGATAAGTTGCACCAAGATTGTCACACCATAGAACATGGGGTGATTGAGTAGAAACACGAAGTTCTGAAAGAAGTgattgaatccacataatttcagcagtagCAATTGCAAGTCCCCTATATTCTgcttcagtactagaacgagATACTGTTTTCTGCTTGCGAGCACTCCAAGAGATAATATTACCACCCAAGTAAATACAATAACCACTGGTAGAAAGTCGATCTtcaagagaaccagcccaatcTGAATCCGTATATGCACTGAAGGATAATTGTAGAGAAGGAGAGGGCCGAAGAAGTATACCAAAGGTAGACGTATTTTTAAGATAACGAAGTATACGTTTTACCAAACCCCAGTGAAAAACAGTGGgtgcatgcataaattgacataCTTTATTAACAGCATACGCCAAATCGGGACGAGTAAATGTCAAATATTGTAAAGCTCCAACAATACTACGATATTCAGTAGCATCAGATAATAAGGTACTACGATCAGAGGAGATGTCACCAGTAGTACTAAGTGGTGTTTGAATAGGTTTAACACCATCCATTTTTGctcgaataagaagatcatgagcatacCTTTGTTGAGAAAGAAACAATCCCGAGGAAGTACGAATTGcttcaattccaagaaaataagacaaggatccaagatctttaattgcaaattctTGTTGCAGACGACCAAGAGTGGATTTAATACCAGCAGAGTTGGAACCTGTAacaataatatcatccacatacaccaacaGATAAATAGTGTCATATGAACCATTGTAGATAAATAGAGATGAATCACATTTTGAAGTGACAAACCCAATTTGTAATAAAAAAGTACCGAGCCGGTGGTACCATGCACGAGGAGCTTGTTTAAGGCCATAGAGAGAACGATGCAACTTGCAGACGTGCGTGGGAAATCTAGAATCAACATAACCTGGAGGTTGTTTTATGTAtacctcttcttgaagttcaccaTGTAAGAAAACATTTTGCACGTCAAGTTGATGAATAGGCCAATTGGAAGACAAAGTCAATGTAAGAATAATACGAATAGTGcatggtttaacaaccggactaaacgtttcagaaAAATCTATTCCCTCTTGTTGATTGTATCCTTTTGCAACCAAGCGAGACTTACGACGTTCAATTTCACCATTAGGCTTGCGTTTGATACGaaatacccatttacaaccaataacattcatagaaggatcataTGGTACTAATGTCCAGGTACCATTACGGTGCAATGCATTGATCTCATCATCCGAGGAGACGCGCCAATCTGGATCCTTATGAACTTCGGAGATACAAGTTGGTTCGCGAAGAGAATCACATACCAGGACGTATTTGGAGTTGGGTTTAAAAATTCCGTCTTTGGCCCTAGTCACCATTGGATGTGTCCCAAGAGTAGGGTCTGCAACTGAAGTGGGATGAACTGCCGAAGTGAAATCTTGAGCTGAGGACATCTGTCTTGGCGTGGAATCTTGAGCTGAAGCTAACACGTCAGATGCAGGTGCTGGTGCTATATACTCTTCATTTGCAGAAGTGGAAGGTTGAGCTGAGTGCAGCTGTCTGGTGGAGTCTAACATAACGGACTGAGAAGCAGTAGCAGGTGCTAGAGACTCTTCATAGGCTGATAA
Proteins encoded:
- the LOC113337761 gene encoding uncharacterized protein LOC113337761 isoform X2; this translates as MYDIVKDYILYGMVYQNPTRNHQSLFFGLFPKSVVTLLRSSDGQGNCFVSAMEGSRIFFQSLNAAVLLFSRVTNIPTESLVLPVIYTNDKLTLGCELWDVHGQNQISHLLDLFNLLIRKYLLFQHWLQEQREYSTCQAREETCYTSKSVCYCPVGSQGWSNSSRCSEFV
- the LOC113337761 gene encoding uncharacterized protein LOC113337761 isoform X1; protein product: MYDIVKDYILYGMVYQNPTRNHQSLFFGLFPKSVVTLLRSSDGQGNCFVSAMEGSRIFFQSLNAAVLLFSRVTNIPTESLVLPVIYTNDKLTLGCELWDVHGQNQISHLLDLFNLLIRKYLLFQHWLQEQREYSTCQAREETCYTRLVIFMVFGCLIIFFQISHILRRLV